CAACGCCAGTGCCGTTGCTCCCAACGGGAGCGCCTGTCAGCACGGTATACCAGGGGCCAGCCCCGGTCATCGTCACGTTGTTGACCAGGATATGGCTGGTCACCAGAAATGTCCCCTTGGGCAGCCAGACCGTCTTGCCCTGGGCCGAGGCGTCATTGACAGCTTGCTGGATAGCACTCGTGGCATCGACCTTGCCCGTAGGATCGGCATTATATGGGGGATCGGTCACCGAGATTGAGCCGGCGGGCTGCGTCAGCGGGGCTGGCACCTGCTCGAAATCGGCCACATCGATGGCGTACCAGGGAGCCGTATTATCGGGGTCGACCTGCAACTTCACCGTTGTACCGGCGCTCATCTGCGGCAGCAGGACATGCACCTCATCAAACTGGTGATGCGGTGTGCCGCCGGGTGTATCGCTCCAGTCGTTGGCGTTGCAATTCGAAAAATTCGGCTGCCCGTAGAGCCAGCTATATTTCGACGTCAGTTGCAGCTCCTGAGACTGCTTCACCCCGTTGATGTAGATGCTCAGCGTCGCCGCAATCCCGCCGCCGCTGGCTGAATCGGGGATACTGTAGCGCAGATTCAGGGCATTGGCGGGCTGTGTCAGCGTGAACTGCACATACTGCCCACCTGTCAAGAGTACTGCCTGACGATCCACCGCATCGGAGGCCAGGCTGCCGAGGGTAAAATCGGGGCCGAGAATACTCCCGTTGGTCGTAGCCTGGTGGGCCTCCAGCTCCACGTAAGGCAGCGTGGCGCCGGAGCCACCGCTGACCGCTGCGCTACTGGCCCGGGCCGTGCCCGTCAGGCGCGGCAGCATCAGCGCAATCCCCAGGCTACTCAGCACCAACACCAGCGTTGTGAGAAGCAGCACCGCCCGACGATCTCCACTGCAGCGGAGCAAGGCGATCGCTCGCCGCTTAGCATCCTGCATCAGATACCTCCTTTCATGACAACTCCATGTCTCATCAGAGAGCGAGAGCGTTGAGGCCGGCCCACCATCCGAGGCAGTCAGACCGCCCAGAAAGAACGCCTCAGACCTCCCTGAACCTGTTTGGCCATCCTGGCCTAGCCCTTGAGGCCGGTCAGATTGACACCGCGAATAATCTGGCGCTGGAAAAGCAAGAACAGCAATATAGGCGGAATACTGGCGAAGACCAGACCGGCCATCAAATAGCTGAACGGCAGATTGGCATTGAGGCCCGACTCATGGTAGAGGGCGACCAGCAGTGGCTGCAGGTTGCTGTTGGACAGCACCAGCAGCGGCCAGAGGAAATCTTTCCAGGAAGCGATCACCGTAAAGATCGTAATCACAGCCAGGGCTGGGCGCGAAAGTGGCAGAACGATGCGTGTAAAGACCTGCCAGCTGCTGGCCCCGTCCAGCCGGGCGGCGTCGATCAACTCACTGGGGATCGTATCGAAGAAGCTCTTCAGCACCAGAATATTGAAGGCATTGGCCGCCTCCGGCAGCCAAACCCCGGCCCAGCTATTGATCAGCGACACATGGATCAGCGGCAGATCACTGATATTGACGAACTGAGGAATCAGATAGACGACCGAAGGCACCATCAACGTCGCGAAGAAAGCGAACTGAAGCGCATTCTTACCTCGCAGACGCAGTTTCGAAAGCGCATACGCTGCCGTTGCTGAGACCAGCAGTTGCAGCACCACTGCCCCGATAGCCAGGAGAAGCGAATTACACATATAGAGCGGTAGCTGCAAAATCTGCCAGGCATTGCTATAATTGCTCCACTGGGGATGAGTGGGCCAGAACGTCGGTGGCGTCTGAAAGATCTCCACATTCGATTTCAGAGCCCCGCTCACCATCCAATAGAGCGGGCCGAAGGTCGTCACCGTTCCCAACAGCAGCAGCGAGAAAACTCCCCAGTAGAGCGCGCGCACCAGGGGGCGGCGGAGCATCAAGGGAGAGATCAGCGTTCGTTCGCTGCTGACCATCGTCTCAGCAGAAGAGCGGCGCGTGGCAAGTAGCAGGCGCCAGGCTCTCCAGCGTTGTCCAGCGACCGCCGCTGGCTCCTGCTCATCTGGCCTGTGCAACGTTTCAAAGTGGTCCATCTTCATAGTCAGTCTCCTTGTAGCAGGCGACTGGTCATCCGCATATACACCAGAGCAAAGGCGGCCAGTACCAGGAACAGCATCACGCTCAGAGCGCTTGCCTCACCGAAGTCTGCATTCTGGAAAGCATAGGTATAGATCAGCAACAGAACGCTCAGCGTGGCATGCTGTGGGCCGCCGCCGGTGATCGTAAACGGCTCGATAAAGACCTGCATCGTCGCAATAATCTGCAACACTAGCATCAGCAGCATGATAGGGCGAATGCAGGGCAAGGTCACATGCCAGAGGCGATGCCAGAAGCCAGCTCCGTCGATCTCTGCCGCCTCGTAGAGAGAGGCGGGCACTCCCTGAAGGGCGGCCAGATAGACGAGCATTGTTGAGCCGGCGGCGCTCCAGGTAGCCACCACCACCAGGGCGGGCAGAGCCGTCTGAGGATCTTCCAGCCAGAGTCGGCCTGGCAGATGGACCAGGCTCAGCAGCGCATTCAGCAGGCCAGCATCGGGATCGTACATCCAGCGCCACAGAAAGACCGTCACAATCGGCGGCAGCATTACCGGCAAATAGAAAGCCAGGCGGAAGTAGCTCTTGCCGTGGCGCATCTCATTGATCGCCAGCGCCAGCACCAACGGCACCACATAACCGAAGAGCAAGGCATAGCCGGTAAACGCCAGCGTATTCCGCCAGGCGATAGCAAACAGGGGATCTGCCAGGACATGGCGGTAATTGGTCCAGCCGACCCAGGTCGCAGGATTGATCAGGTCGACGCTCTGAAAGCTCATCACGAAACCCAGCACCACCGGATACCAGACGAAGAGCGCAAAGATCAGGAGCGCCGGCAAGAGAAAGAGATAGCCCTGGACCTGGCGCCAGAGTGCCCAGAGCCGACGACTGAGCGGACCCAGGCGCCGGTGAGCCTGCTCCCCGCGGGCAGCCAGCAGTCCTGCGCCTGACATCAAGGCCGGCGCCGGCTCGCGAG
This is a stretch of genomic DNA from Thermogemmatispora onikobensis. It encodes these proteins:
- a CDS encoding carbohydrate ABC transporter permease, which produces MSRSSSSPSPLSPPREPAPALMSGAGLLAARGEQAHRRLGPLSRRLWALWRQVQGYLFLLPALLIFALFVWYPVVLGFVMSFQSVDLINPATWVGWTNYRHVLADPLFAIAWRNTLAFTGYALLFGYVVPLVLALAINEMRHGKSYFRLAFYLPVMLPPIVTVFLWRWMYDPDAGLLNALLSLVHLPGRLWLEDPQTALPALVVVATWSAAGSTMLVYLAALQGVPASLYEAAEIDGAGFWHRLWHVTLPCIRPIMLLMLVLQIIATMQVFIEPFTITGGGPQHATLSVLLLIYTYAFQNADFGEASALSVMLFLVLAAFALVYMRMTSRLLQGD
- a CDS encoding carbohydrate ABC transporter permease — translated: MKMDHFETLHRPDEQEPAAVAGQRWRAWRLLLATRRSSAETMVSSERTLISPLMLRRPLVRALYWGVFSLLLLGTVTTFGPLYWMVSGALKSNVEIFQTPPTFWPTHPQWSNYSNAWQILQLPLYMCNSLLLAIGAVVLQLLVSATAAYALSKLRLRGKNALQFAFFATLMVPSVVYLIPQFVNISDLPLIHVSLINSWAGVWLPEAANAFNILVLKSFFDTIPSELIDAARLDGASSWQVFTRIVLPLSRPALAVITIFTVIASWKDFLWPLLVLSNSNLQPLLVALYHESGLNANLPFSYLMAGLVFASIPPILLFLLFQRQIIRGVNLTGLKG